The following proteins are encoded in a genomic region of Xanthomonas cassavae CFBP 4642:
- a CDS encoding DNA methyltransferase, translating to MDEFDRRSWWTPSADDAAWALPEDLRASDPLYGRDCGWVNQMRPFVRHFSLPGEQVFDPFCGFGTTLLAAALEGRSAHGMEIDAARAQVARTRLQRHGVDAPVVLGSLMQTTPAAAIDLCLTNVPYFGCQWQGEAQAGQLYASADYAGYLAGMRGVFHALRRRLRPDAFGVVMAENICLGGRLFPQAWDLGRILGSLFTLHEERVLCYQCAAGGIAHARTDSNRSHEYALIFQHCRAQLDLAQAAQLLQAVQALGVPVRVHGSYARWLQSPILVPDGPDDLDLMLRAEQPLWDRMTAWLQAQGFSLSLWGEPCRAPVPLAAVRTHHYLRAERIGAEGSRLQVDLQLPADEPPMP from the coding sequence ATGGATGAGTTCGATCGGCGTAGCTGGTGGACACCGAGCGCCGACGATGCCGCCTGGGCGTTGCCCGAGGATCTGCGTGCCAGCGATCCGCTGTATGGCCGCGACTGTGGCTGGGTCAATCAGATGCGCCCGTTCGTGCGCCACTTCAGCTTGCCGGGCGAGCAGGTGTTCGACCCGTTCTGCGGCTTCGGTACCACCTTGCTCGCCGCGGCGCTCGAAGGTCGCAGCGCGCACGGCATGGAAATCGATGCCGCGCGGGCGCAGGTGGCGCGCACACGGCTGCAGCGGCATGGGGTGGATGCGCCGGTCGTGCTCGGCAGCCTGATGCAGACGACACCCGCAGCGGCGATTGATCTGTGCCTGACCAACGTGCCGTATTTCGGTTGCCAGTGGCAGGGTGAAGCGCAGGCAGGCCAGCTGTACGCCAGTGCCGATTACGCCGGCTATCTTGCCGGCATGCGCGGGGTGTTCCATGCGCTGCGACGGCGGCTGCGCCCAGACGCATTCGGCGTAGTGATGGCGGAAAACATCTGTCTTGGCGGGCGACTGTTTCCGCAGGCCTGGGACCTCGGCCGGATCCTGGGCAGCCTGTTTACGCTGCACGAAGAGCGGGTGCTGTGCTACCAGTGCGCAGCCGGTGGTATCGCGCATGCACGCACCGACAGCAACCGCAGCCACGAATACGCGCTGATCTTCCAGCACTGCCGGGCGCAGCTGGACCTGGCGCAGGCCGCACAGTTGCTGCAGGCCGTCCAGGCGCTGGGAGTGCCGGTGCGGGTGCATGGCAGCTACGCACGCTGGCTGCAGTCGCCCATCCTGGTGCCAGACGGGCCGGACGACCTGGACCTGATGCTGCGCGCCGAGCAGCCGTTATGGGACCGGATGACCGCCTGGCTGCAGGCACAGGGATTCAGTTTGAGCCTGTGGGGCGAGCCATGCCGGGCACCGGTGCCGTTGGCGGCGGTCCGCACGCATCACTACCTGCGCGCCGAACGCATCGGTGCCGAGGGCAGCCGCCTGCAGGTAGACCTGCAACTGCCAGCGGATGAACCGCCGATGCCCTGA
- a CDS encoding DUF2242 domain-containing protein, whose protein sequence is MSRTSPIAHGALLGALATLAGCGGSKGDTMLMRESFNSDDTYSRSVAASSPQACEAARRVLLSQGYAVTRADAAAVEGSKNFQLKEADQSEQLNLRISCATQDGGKAQVFVSALQDRYALKKSSTSASVGVGVLGSLSLPVGSSGDSLVRVSSTTVQDAAFYKRFFERLNSYLPNVTEAVPAAASAAPAPLPAHAAAPAPAPAAVVPATSTASATPAPVPAATAAPTTVAQPPVAPLPVEAQDPPPAPAKVPQTEPGTQP, encoded by the coding sequence ATGTCTCGTACTTCCCCGATCGCGCATGGCGCACTGCTTGGCGCGCTGGCAACCCTGGCCGGCTGCGGTGGCAGCAAGGGCGACACGATGCTGATGCGTGAGTCGTTCAATTCCGACGACACCTACTCGCGCAGCGTGGCGGCCAGCTCGCCACAGGCCTGCGAAGCGGCTCGGCGCGTGCTGTTGAGCCAGGGCTACGCCGTCACCCGTGCCGATGCGGCGGCGGTGGAGGGCAGCAAGAACTTCCAGTTGAAGGAAGCCGACCAGAGCGAGCAACTCAACTTGCGCATCTCCTGCGCCACTCAGGATGGCGGCAAGGCGCAGGTGTTCGTCAGTGCGCTGCAGGACCGGTATGCGCTGAAGAAGAGTTCGACCTCGGCCAGCGTCGGTGTGGGGGTGCTGGGGTCGTTGTCGCTGCCGGTGGGCAGCAGCGGCGATTCGCTGGTGCGCGTGTCCAGTACTACGGTGCAGGATGCGGCCTTCTACAAGCGCTTCTTCGAACGGCTGAATTCCTATCTGCCCAACGTGACCGAAGCGGTGCCTGCCGCCGCAAGTGCAGCACCGGCACCGCTCCCTGCGCATGCGGCGGCACCAGCGCCGGCGCCGGCAGCGGTTGTTCCGGCCACCTCGACGGCGAGCGCAACGCCTGCGCCTGTACCCGCTGCCACAGCAGCTCCTACGACCGTGGCACAGCCGCCGGTGGCACCGTTGCCGGTCGAGGCGCAGGATCCACCGCCGGCCCCGGCCAAGGTGCCGCAAACCGAGCCCGGCACGCAGCCGTGA
- a CDS encoding glycine zipper 2TM domain-containing protein, whose protein sequence is MKMRTSLLGMSLIGLMATSTFAQAQNYSHQQRYSEADEGRRFNDGTRVRCRNVEVQKNSTDPNRIGGTLAGAAIGGLLGNQVGGGNGKKLATVAGAVAGGAAGRTIQGNRQQTNGNRQVERVCERR, encoded by the coding sequence ATGAAAATGCGCACCTCCCTGCTGGGTATGTCCCTGATCGGCCTGATGGCCACGAGCACCTTCGCGCAGGCTCAGAACTATTCGCATCAGCAGCGCTATTCGGAAGCAGACGAAGGCCGTCGCTTCAACGATGGCACCCGCGTCCGCTGCCGTAATGTCGAAGTGCAGAAGAACTCGACCGACCCGAATCGCATTGGCGGCACGCTGGCCGGCGCTGCAATCGGTGGATTGCTGGGTAACCAGGTCGGCGGCGGTAACGGCAAGAAGCTGGCGACTGTGGCCGGTGCAGTGGCTGGCGGTGCAGCAGGCCGCACCATCCAGGGCAATCGTCAGCAGACCAACGGCAACCGGCAGGTCGAGCGCGTCTGCGAACGTCGCTGA
- the gnd gene encoding phosphogluconate dehydrogenase (NAD(+)-dependent, decarboxylating) produces MELGMVGLGRMGANMAERLVHGGHRVHGYDLGASARSSAQAKGIVTADALEALVSALPSPRVVWLMVPAGKIVDDTLAQLLPLLQAGDIVIDGGNSYYKDSQRRAAQMQASGVAFVDCGTSGGVWGLKEGYSLMVGGEEAAVTTLHPILATLAPAPDKGWGRVGPSGAGHFTKMVHNGIEYGMMQAYAEGFALMQHKTDFALDLHQVSEIWRDGSVVRSWLLDLTADALRHNPAMDGIAPFVADSGEGRWTVAEAIDLEVSAPIITLSLMERLRSRDKDSFTDKLLAAMRNQFGGHAVMTTTAASPTIGSKDA; encoded by the coding sequence ATGGAACTGGGTATGGTGGGTTTGGGCCGCATGGGCGCCAACATGGCCGAGCGTCTGGTGCACGGCGGGCACCGCGTGCATGGCTACGATCTGGGCGCGAGCGCGCGCAGCAGTGCGCAGGCCAAGGGGATCGTGACCGCCGATGCGCTGGAAGCGCTGGTCTCCGCGTTGCCGAGCCCGCGCGTGGTCTGGCTGATGGTGCCGGCTGGCAAGATCGTCGATGACACCCTGGCGCAGTTGCTGCCGTTGCTGCAGGCCGGCGACATCGTCATCGATGGCGGCAACTCGTACTACAAGGATTCGCAGCGTCGCGCCGCGCAGATGCAGGCCAGCGGCGTCGCCTTCGTCGACTGCGGCACCAGCGGCGGGGTGTGGGGGCTGAAGGAGGGCTACAGCCTGATGGTGGGCGGTGAGGAAGCGGCAGTGACCACGCTGCACCCCATCCTTGCCACGCTGGCACCGGCACCGGACAAGGGTTGGGGGCGAGTAGGCCCCAGTGGCGCCGGCCACTTCACCAAGATGGTCCACAACGGCATCGAGTACGGAATGATGCAGGCCTATGCCGAAGGCTTCGCGTTGATGCAGCACAAGACCGACTTTGCGCTGGATCTGCACCAGGTATCGGAGATCTGGCGCGACGGCAGCGTGGTGCGTTCGTGGCTGCTGGATCTCACCGCCGATGCGCTGCGCCATAATCCGGCGATGGATGGCATCGCGCCGTTCGTGGCCGATTCGGGCGAAGGCCGCTGGACGGTGGCCGAGGCGATCGATCTGGAAGTGTCGGCGCCGATCATCACGCTGTCGTTGATGGAACGGCTGCGCTCGCGCGACAAGGATTCGTTTACCGACAAGCTGCTGGCAGCGATGCGCAACCAGTTCGGCGGGCATGCGGTGATGACCACCACGGCCGCCTCCCCGACGATCGGCAGCAAGGACGCCTAA
- a CDS encoding oxidoreductase, which yields MPKQFNLAVVGYGYVGHTFHAPLIASTPGMQLHSVVSSKPQQAQADFPGIDVVADLATALADPALDAVVLATPNQTHAPFALQALAAGKHVLVDKPFALDAAQARTVADAAAAAGCIVSVFQNRRWDADFLTLRRLIDEGRLGEVVEFHSHFDRYRPQVRDRWRESDSPGAGLWYDLGPHLLDQALQLFGTPQAIGADLQRQRSQARSDDYFHVTLHYPRRRAILHAGSLVADNRLRFAVHGTRGSYLKHGLDTQEDQLRAGRRPGTVGWGVDPLPGTLTRVDEEGRVHIHQPENLPGDYRQCYAAFRDALAGTGPAPVSADDAVQLMHLLELAQRSAATGQVQWLEGMRPDADATGCAR from the coding sequence ATGCCTAAACAGTTCAATCTGGCCGTCGTCGGCTATGGCTATGTCGGCCACACCTTTCATGCACCACTGATCGCCAGCACGCCCGGCATGCAGTTGCATAGCGTGGTGTCGTCCAAGCCGCAACAGGCGCAGGCGGACTTTCCCGGCATCGATGTCGTCGCCGACCTCGCCACTGCGCTGGCCGACCCCGCACTCGATGCGGTGGTGCTGGCCACGCCCAACCAGACCCATGCGCCGTTCGCGTTGCAGGCGCTGGCGGCCGGCAAGCACGTCCTGGTGGACAAGCCCTTTGCGCTGGATGCCGCGCAGGCACGCACCGTAGCAGACGCCGCCGCAGCCGCCGGATGCATCGTCAGCGTGTTCCAGAACCGCCGCTGGGACGCGGACTTTCTGACCTTGCGCCGCCTGATCGACGAAGGCCGGCTGGGCGAGGTGGTGGAATTCCATTCGCACTTCGATCGCTATCGCCCGCAGGTGCGCGACCGCTGGCGCGAGAGCGACAGCCCCGGCGCCGGCCTGTGGTACGACCTGGGCCCGCATCTGCTCGACCAGGCCTTGCAACTGTTCGGTACGCCGCAGGCGATCGGCGCAGACCTGCAGCGCCAGCGCAGCCAGGCGCGCAGCGACGATTACTTCCACGTCACCCTGCACTACCCGCGGCGACGGGCGATCCTGCACGCCGGTTCGCTGGTGGCCGACAACCGCCTGCGTTTTGCGGTGCATGGCACGCGTGGCAGCTACCTCAAGCATGGGCTGGATACGCAGGAAGATCAGCTGCGCGCCGGGCGTCGCCCTGGCACGGTCGGCTGGGGCGTGGACCCGCTACCGGGCACGCTGACGCGCGTGGACGAGGAGGGCCGCGTGCACATCCATCAGCCCGAAAACCTGCCCGGCGACTATCGCCAGTGTTACGCCGCCTTCCGCGACGCGCTGGCCGGCACCGGTCCGGCACCGGTCTCCGCTGACGACGCGGTGCAACTCATGCATCTGCTGGAGCTGGCCCAGCGCAGCGCAGCAACCGGCCAGGTGCAGTGGCTGGAGGGCATGCGCCCTGACGCAGACGCAACCGGCTGCGCGCGTTGA
- a CDS encoding BON domain-containing protein, with protein sequence MKNMKHARKLLALSLSLGLTLGATQAFAAPQDMGAHKDHAAGMNESKKPVTDTWITTKVKADLLATDNVSGTDVKVETKNGIVMLTGSVATQAEHDKAVAVAKGIEGVKSVKSTGLKVVAAKK encoded by the coding sequence ATGAAGAACATGAAGCATGCACGCAAGCTGCTGGCGCTGTCGTTGTCGTTGGGCCTGACCCTGGGCGCCACACAGGCATTTGCCGCGCCGCAGGACATGGGCGCGCACAAGGACCATGCCGCTGGCATGAACGAGTCCAAGAAGCCGGTCACCGACACCTGGATCACCACCAAGGTCAAGGCCGATCTGCTGGCGACCGATAATGTGTCCGGCACCGACGTCAAGGTCGAGACCAAGAACGGTATCGTGATGCTGACCGGTTCGGTCGCAACACAGGCCGAGCACGACAAGGCCGTGGCCGTGGCCAAGGGCATCGAAGGCGTTAAGAGCGTCAAGTCGACCGGTCTGAAGGTCGTTGCTGCGAAGAAGTAA
- a CDS encoding sensor histidine kinase: protein MQTTAQAEKWDRWRLPSLAVAVCLIVVVPSLLLQQMARNANQAAVWVSHSQEVQETAQRLEAAMRDTESAALMRSHGVERPPLLERMRRGRRESMAAVARLIALTDDNPPQLLRVGRIQSTIERRLLLAERIAVTTEPEQIRALIIDMTVNNPIRVLIDDLQGAEGRLLVLRNARADTERMHYTMLSWAALAVQLLLLATVIWLLQRQIRRRLAAEQEYLRANGRASSVLQTVREPIVLLDASQRIVLHNPAFAELYGLEERGNELMALEDVGEGVWRDQQIHQRLADVLLRGRELWDFEHEQRAADGVLRTMLINARHMPLPDTADEDMVLMTVSDISLQKASQLRITELNRQMEGKVEQVSEVNRELEAFSYSVSHDLRAPLRHVAGFSDKLARHLGDAADEKSRHYMEVISSSARRMASLIDDLLVYSRLGRGALRLQAVDMQSLVAETRAILDSSVKSENTGHRVEWQIAPLPVLVADENMMRQLWMNLLGNAVKYSAKREVARIEITYVPTPEGGHRFSVRDNGAGFDMEYSAKLFGVFQRLHKASEYAGTGIGLASVRRVLTRHGGRIWAEGVVDAGATFYFELPPAHEAPNQEFTV, encoded by the coding sequence ATGCAGACAACGGCCCAAGCAGAGAAATGGGATCGCTGGCGACTGCCTTCATTGGCGGTGGCGGTGTGCCTGATCGTGGTGGTGCCGTCCTTGCTGCTGCAGCAGATGGCGCGCAATGCCAACCAGGCGGCGGTATGGGTATCGCATAGCCAGGAGGTGCAGGAGACTGCGCAGCGGCTGGAAGCGGCGATGCGCGACACCGAATCGGCCGCGCTGATGCGCTCGCACGGCGTGGAGCGGCCGCCGTTGCTGGAACGCATGCGCCGGGGCCGGCGCGAATCCATGGCAGCGGTGGCGCGGCTGATCGCGCTCACCGATGACAACCCGCCGCAGCTGCTGCGCGTCGGACGGATCCAGAGCACGATCGAGCGCCGGCTGCTGTTGGCCGAGCGGATCGCCGTGACCACCGAGCCGGAGCAGATCCGCGCGTTGATCATCGACATGACGGTGAACAACCCGATCCGCGTGCTGATCGACGACCTGCAAGGTGCCGAAGGCCGGTTGCTGGTGCTGCGCAACGCGCGCGCGGACACCGAGCGCATGCACTACACGATGCTGAGCTGGGCCGCGCTGGCGGTGCAGCTGCTGTTGCTGGCCACGGTGATCTGGTTGCTGCAACGGCAGATCCGGCGCCGGCTGGCGGCCGAGCAGGAATACCTGCGCGCCAACGGCCGTGCCAGCTCGGTGTTGCAGACCGTGCGCGAGCCCATCGTGCTGCTGGATGCCAGCCAGCGCATCGTCCTGCACAACCCCGCATTTGCCGAGCTGTACGGCCTGGAGGAACGCGGCAACGAATTGATGGCGCTGGAAGACGTGGGCGAGGGCGTGTGGCGCGACCAGCAGATTCACCAGCGCCTGGCCGACGTGTTGCTGCGCGGCCGCGAACTGTGGGATTTCGAGCACGAGCAACGCGCCGCCGACGGGGTGCTGCGCACCATGCTGATCAATGCGCGGCACATGCCGCTGCCGGACACCGCGGACGAAGACATGGTGCTGATGACGGTCAGCGACATCAGCCTGCAGAAGGCCTCGCAGTTGCGCATCACCGAGCTCAACCGGCAGATGGAGGGCAAGGTGGAGCAGGTGTCGGAGGTCAATCGCGAACTGGAGGCCTTCAGCTATTCGGTCTCGCACGACCTGCGCGCGCCGCTGCGCCATGTGGCCGGATTCTCGGACAAGCTGGCGCGGCATCTGGGCGATGCCGCCGACGAGAAGTCGCGTCATTACATGGAAGTGATCAGCAGCTCGGCGCGGCGCATGGCCTCGTTGATCGACGATCTGCTGGTGTATTCGCGCCTGGGCCGTGGTGCGCTGCGGCTGCAGGCGGTGGACATGCAATCGCTGGTCGCCGAGACGCGCGCGATCCTGGATTCCAGCGTCAAGAGCGAGAACACCGGCCACCGCGTGGAGTGGCAGATCGCGCCGCTTCCGGTGCTGGTGGCCGATGAGAACATGATGCGCCAGCTATGGATGAACCTGCTGGGTAACGCGGTCAAGTACAGCGCCAAGCGCGAGGTGGCCAGGATCGAGATCACCTATGTCCCGACGCCCGAGGGTGGTCACCGGTTCAGCGTGCGCGACAACGGCGCCGGCTTCGACATGGAGTACAGCGCCAAACTGTTCGGCGTGTTCCAGCGGCTGCACAAGGCCAGCGAGTACGCCGGCACCGGCATTGGCCTGGCCAGCGTGCGACGGGTGCTGACGCGTCACGGCGGCCGCATCTGGGCCGAAGGCGTCGTCGATGCAGGCGCCACGTTTTATTTCGAGCTTCCCCCTGCGCATGAGGCGCCCAACCAAGAGTTCACTGTATGA
- a CDS encoding response regulator — MSAIRTILLAEDSPADAEMAVDALRDARLANPIVHVEDGVEAMDYLLRRGAYAHREEGLPAVLLLDIKMPRLDGLEVLKQVRSDETLKRLPVVILSSSREESDLARSWDLGVNAYVVKPVDVDQFFNAVKTLGTFWAVINQAPELD; from the coding sequence ATGAGTGCCATCCGTACCATTCTTCTGGCAGAAGACAGCCCGGCCGACGCGGAGATGGCGGTCGACGCCCTGCGCGACGCGCGCCTGGCCAACCCCATCGTGCATGTCGAGGACGGCGTGGAAGCCATGGACTACCTGCTGCGCCGTGGCGCCTACGCCCACCGTGAGGAAGGGCTGCCGGCGGTGCTGCTGCTGGACATCAAGATGCCGCGCCTGGACGGGCTGGAGGTGCTCAAGCAGGTGCGCAGCGATGAAACGCTCAAGCGCCTGCCAGTGGTGATCCTGTCGTCCTCGCGCGAGGAGAGCGACCTGGCGCGCAGCTGGGACCTGGGCGTCAACGCCTATGTGGTCAAGCCGGTGGATGTCGATCAGTTCTTCAACGCGGTCAAGACGCTCGGCACCTTCTGGGCAGTCATCAACCAGGCACCGGAGCTGGACTGA
- a CDS encoding ATP-binding response regulator, giving the protein MPHEGGKLEQLKILLVEDSPEDAELLSDQLLDAGIDAVFERVDSEPSLRSVLDVFHPDIVLSDLSMPGFSGHQALRLVRQNGAIPFIFVSGTMGEETAVKALQDGANDYIIKHNPTRLPSAVMRAIREARADLERQRVESELMRAQRLESLAMLAAGLSHDLRNILQPLLIVPDLLAGRTDDPQLRQLANVVAECGRRGHEMAESMLSFVRGSNKPREQVSIANLFSAVQMLLKSSLPDGVRLQMDPIAADLTIEANYTELQQCLLNLGLNAIQAMPGAGTLMLSADRFDATRVRMSVADTGVGMSDETRGRLFSPFFTTKADGTGLGLISCKRIVESYGGSIQVDSRLGEGTRFDMLVPMRAAAVAIADTELPLALGHGQRILLVDGEATRLSLLGNALSSQGYQPQLATDGFAALQLVQQHAMPDLVIIDSDIIQLSAVNVLLSMQELGYQGPAIVLEDMGSPLQRMHFPPDIPVHVLRKPLEMRRVFRAVAHALEVA; this is encoded by the coding sequence ATGCCGCATGAGGGGGGCAAACTGGAGCAGCTGAAGATCCTTCTGGTGGAAGATTCACCCGAAGACGCCGAGCTGTTGTCCGATCAGCTGCTGGATGCCGGCATCGATGCCGTGTTCGAGCGCGTGGACAGCGAGCCGTCGTTGCGCAGCGTGCTGGACGTCTTTCACCCGGACATCGTGCTGTCTGATCTGAGCATGCCCGGGTTCTCCGGCCACCAGGCATTGCGCCTGGTGCGCCAGAACGGCGCCATCCCCTTCATCTTCGTCTCCGGCACCATGGGTGAGGAGACCGCGGTCAAGGCGCTGCAGGACGGCGCCAACGACTACATCATCAAGCACAACCCCACGCGGTTGCCGAGCGCGGTGATGCGCGCCATCCGCGAGGCGCGTGCGGATCTGGAGCGCCAGCGAGTGGAGAGCGAGCTGATGCGTGCGCAGCGCCTGGAGAGCCTGGCGATGCTGGCGGCCGGCTTGAGCCATGACCTGCGCAACATTCTGCAGCCGCTGCTGATCGTGCCCGACCTGCTGGCTGGCCGCACCGACGACCCACAGCTGCGCCAGCTGGCCAACGTGGTGGCCGAGTGCGGCCGACGCGGGCACGAAATGGCCGAGTCGATGCTGTCGTTCGTGCGTGGCTCCAACAAACCGCGCGAGCAGGTGTCCATCGCCAACCTGTTTTCTGCGGTGCAGATGCTGCTCAAGAGCAGCCTGCCCGATGGCGTGCGCCTGCAGATGGACCCGATTGCCGCCGACCTGACCATCGAAGCCAACTACACCGAGCTGCAGCAATGCCTGCTCAACCTGGGCCTGAATGCGATCCAGGCGATGCCGGGCGCCGGTACCTTGATGCTGTCGGCCGATCGCTTTGATGCCACGCGCGTACGCATGAGCGTGGCCGATACCGGCGTGGGCATGAGCGATGAAACCCGCGGGCGGTTGTTCAGCCCCTTCTTCACCACCAAGGCCGATGGCACCGGGCTGGGCCTGATTTCGTGCAAGCGCATCGTGGAAAGCTACGGTGGCAGCATCCAGGTCGACAGCCGGCTGGGTGAGGGCACGCGCTTCGACATGCTCGTGCCGATGCGTGCAGCGGCGGTAGCGATCGCCGACACCGAACTGCCGCTCGCGCTGGGCCATGGGCAGCGCATCCTGCTGGTGGATGGCGAGGCCACGCGCCTGTCGCTGCTGGGCAATGCCTTGTCCAGCCAGGGATACCAGCCGCAGCTGGCCACCGATGGCTTTGCGGCGCTGCAGTTGGTGCAGCAGCACGCGATGCCGGACCTGGTGATCATCGACAGCGACATCATCCAGCTGTCTGCAGTGAACGTGCTGCTGAGCATGCAGGAGCTGGGTTACCAGGGGCCGGCGATCGTGCTGGAAGACATGGGCTCGCCGCTGCAGCGGATGCACTTCCCGCCGGACATCCCGGTGCACGTATTGCGCAAGCCGTTGGAAATGCGCCGCGTGTTCCGCGCGGTGGCGCACGCGCTGGAAGTGGCCTGA
- the folK gene encoding 2-amino-4-hydroxy-6-hydroxymethyldihydropteridine diphosphokinase, whose protein sequence is MTTVLLSLGSNVQPTHYLRLAVAALRARFGPLTVSAAYRTPAVGFDGPDFVNNAVALQTALGLQALDQWLHALEDAHGRDRSGPRFGDRTLDVDVVFFGDSIVEGPGQLRIPRPELKHAFVLKPLADIAPDFVDPLSGQTLAALWQAHPQHGSAFTTVELDAPALNAAP, encoded by the coding sequence ATGACCACCGTGCTCCTCAGCCTCGGCAGCAACGTCCAACCGACCCATTACCTGCGCCTGGCCGTGGCGGCCCTGCGCGCGCGCTTTGGCCCACTCACTGTGTCTGCGGCGTACCGCACGCCGGCGGTGGGCTTCGATGGGCCGGATTTCGTCAACAACGCAGTGGCACTGCAGACCGCGCTGGGTTTGCAGGCGCTGGATCAGTGGTTGCATGCGCTGGAGGATGCGCATGGCCGCGATCGCAGCGGGCCGCGTTTCGGCGACCGCACCCTGGATGTGGATGTGGTGTTCTTCGGCGACAGCATCGTCGAAGGACCGGGGCAGTTGCGCATCCCGCGGCCCGAGCTCAAGCATGCCTTCGTGCTCAAGCCGTTGGCCGATATCGCGCCGGATTTCGTGGACCCGTTGAGCGGGCAGACGCTGGCCGCGCTATGGCAGGCGCATCCGCAGCATGGCAGTGCATTCACCACGGTGGAGCTGGATGCGCCTGCGCTGAATGCTGCGCCGTAG
- a CDS encoding pteridine reductase — MTDSSKVVLITGAGRRIGAQIATTLHAAGYRVALHAHRSGQALSARVAELCAQRAGSACALQADLRLPQAPAQLVDDCIAAFGRLDAVVNNASAFYPTALGQATPAQWDELFAVNARAPFFIAQAAAAQLRQHRGAIVNLTDLHARQPMRHHPLYGASKSALEMLTRSLALELAPDVRVNAVAPGAILWPDEGKAAEAKQTLLARTPLARIGTPDEIAEAVRWLLDDASFVTGHTLHVDGGRQLS; from the coding sequence ATGACAGACAGTTCCAAGGTGGTGTTGATCACCGGTGCCGGCCGCCGCATCGGCGCGCAGATCGCCACCACGCTGCACGCCGCCGGCTACCGCGTCGCGCTGCATGCGCACCGCTCCGGCCAGGCGCTGAGCGCGCGCGTGGCGGAGTTGTGCGCGCAGCGCGCCGGGAGTGCATGCGCCCTGCAGGCGGACCTGCGCCTGCCGCAGGCGCCGGCGCAGCTGGTGGACGACTGCATCGCCGCCTTCGGCCGCCTGGATGCGGTGGTCAACAACGCCTCGGCGTTCTATCCCACCGCGCTGGGCCAGGCAACGCCGGCGCAGTGGGACGAATTGTTCGCCGTCAACGCACGCGCGCCGTTCTTCATTGCCCAGGCCGCCGCCGCACAGCTGCGCCAGCACCGCGGCGCCATCGTCAACCTCACCGACCTGCATGCCCGGCAGCCGATGCGTCATCACCCACTGTACGGCGCCTCCAAGAGCGCACTGGAAATGCTGACCCGTTCGCTCGCACTGGAGCTGGCGCCGGACGTGCGGGTCAACGCGGTGGCGCCCGGTGCGATCCTGTGGCCGGACGAAGGCAAGGCCGCCGAGGCCAAGCAGACACTGCTTGCGCGCACGCCGCTGGCACGGATCGGCACGCCGGACGAAATCGCCGAGGCAGTGCGCTGGTTGCTCGACGACGCCAGCTTCGTCACCGGCCACACCCTGCATGTGGATGGCGGCCGTCAACTCAGCTGA